taaaatgaaatttttagatTATACCAGCGATGAAGCCGTTTATAATGCACTGAAAGATGTAGCGCccgaaattatttattttgtgaaACAGAAACTTGCAGAAGAGCAACCACGTGATGACTACAAAGAGTTTTTGCAATTGACGCTCATTTTTTTGGGAGATAAAACAAATGTGAGTTTTAGGGCCCCCGGTGCATATCATTTAGCGAGATGGATGGCTAAAGCgatttattgtttaaaactttttttatttcgcGATCAAATGAAAATGAGAAAGGATAATTCCAAACTGAATGCAGAAATTTGCGTTTTCGTTGTATACTGTTATGTAGAGGCCTGGTTTTCAGCAACGAATACTACAGGAGCTCCCCtaaatgatatatattttttgagaaaattggttatatttaaaaatattaatgaaaacattgcaaccattgcaataacaaaatttttaaaccatttatggtATCTAAGTGAAGAGTGTGCTGCCATGGCAATATTTGACGATAGAATTGAGAGAGTTGAAAAAATTAGAATGGCTCAAAAAATTATGGAATGTGCAAGTAAAAACATAGAgactgtgaatgaaaaagaagaagaaaatgaagagaCAGAAGTCATTGAGAAAAAACTATCGTTGCAAATCCGAGATGTCCAAAATTTTGTTCAAAAAGATCTACCAACTGAATTATTGTCCGCCAATTCACTTCAGTTATTTAAACGATTCGGTATTTGTGTTGAATTTCTTCAGGACGATCCGCTGAATTGGGAAAACAGAGAGGATTATCGCACAGGAAAAAATATCATTTCAACCTTAAAATGTACAAATGATATTGCAGAAAGAGGAGTCAAGTTGATTGAGGATTACAATGAAAAAATGACGAAAAATGAACatcaaaaacaatttttgataCAGGTATGTAGTATGTAtaaacaatagttatttatgaaacagttcgtgaagtatgctttttgcgaacgcacgcgatactTAGAGTACGAGCGATAGCGAGTGCtctacatcgcgtaagttcgcaaaaagtacttcacgcacagtttcatacaatattttatctactctacgataaataaatcaaaaaactgtaactcttcgtcactggaattcatttcaattctatttacaatttttagaactttgacatttaaaaattctaatttctttcaaaccacaaaactgtcaaaatttttgttgtaatttattgctcattatgtcatcaccatgacaacgcgaaagttaaggatatttgattatatgaaagtgtgtgaaaaacccattgaaagtgtgtgAAAAAGttagtcccatttaaaatacacaggtacttcacgcacactttaaatccttcacgaactgctatctataatgacagttttcacaaactaaaaactgatacataatatgacgtagagtagataaatttaattttttgttatttttttcttagcagttagtcccatttaaaatacacaggtacttcacgcacactttaaatccttcacgaactgctatctataatgacagttttcacaaactaaaaactgatacataatatgacgtagagtagataaatttaattttttgttatttttttcttgAACACATTATATAGGCTAGGTTCAGAAAACAcattcaatattatttttttttattcaggtTGTTCAGGAGTACCGGAGAGAGTTCCCAGTCGCCACAAAAGGAGGCTTACTTAAATCCAAAATATGTATCTGAAGTGGATGtatcatttcaataaataaaaaatatagtattaGGATAAACTATATCTTTATTTTACGTTTTCATTTTAATTAGTATGTTTTTATactaaagtttaaaaaaaatgcgtAATTTTATGTTTACAGTCGAGCGTACGCGTACATTGTCGTTCTTATAGGTAATAACTGCCTTACATTGAATCTCACAACTTTAGCGTCGATGCGGCACGTGTTAATATTAACCGATTGAGCTGAAATTTGTTATATTTTCATGTCTTATATAAAGGTACATTCTGgcaaataatttctaaaaaattcgaaaaaaaatttttttccttaTAAATAAGGACCACCCTaatagacaggatactatcgattttatgaagaaaattttttgggcaggagggttgcaaacggggtaaaggagtatatatgtatacaaacatgtaaggaaaataatgaaattttcatgattttctaagtcctgccaacttaataaactaaacatatttattttaaaatgatcaaaaaaaatattggcatgacgtctcctaatgtttaagtattcttgtcccttggaaaattctgcggaaaattttcaccctgattccgtgattttctaagtcctgcctttaaaaagttataatactcaaatacaatcaataccttttcggtactcggcaggaaggttaaacggttcttgtaagacggcaggagtcctagatttgtaagaaaattcgtgaaaaagtcaacgattttctaagtcatgccattttgcacatgtttcaagaatcttaatatgagtctatatacaaagaggcaggatggttttatggttattttgtatacagggtggggcattagtgtgggctagtccaattactcgtttgtcgtaagatatacgaaaaaaattatttaggtaaaacatgtgccacagataggactataatttaacagtattttctaatatacagggctacccgtttttACAGGTTgagaaaaatttatgtttttttaaatggaataccctgtatatttttacatttttggattctactcgatgttctctttaataaaatatagtgtttcgaaatattatacgaggtagtttaaaatataattacgtttttttttttaattttgtaggaacattcacaccctatacatattgttagtgatttgatatccaaacttctattaatttatgtttaaacgatttttaatatagtctactattgtcagttaataatagtataccaaaatgtttaattttagtatacggggttggttgaaacttgaaactcggaatgactattttctgagttttcttaaatgggacaccctgtattttagtattataataaaatgatatttaatggtacctttttatttgctaagcattttctataccatatttatatattaatttcggcagtaaattgatacagagagattactcaggtggtttttggggtttctgaacaagaatgtcacattagaacagatctttacctagtgctcgaggtgactgatatacacgccgtattcttaaatttcgagaCTTTCAGAtactaaagtgatgcaagtagattactcgaagagttttgtggttgctgaactgaatacgccatcagaatcgaccccgAAAAACTCTcttaaattcgagatcagtcaccctgggcgccaggtgctccgagggtcggctgtaatgtcatattcgtgttcggccatcccaaaaaccatcgactattctgttttttttaatttattgccgatatcccacgaaactccagatgacgtgccttagcagcaactctgggcactagaTGATTCtgaggtcggttctgcttgcgtattcgtaactccataaacctcccaaataacaaaattttgcccttcatacactgattttgacaggtttatgcacttttggatgcatgttatgcactaaaatgcaatttccacccatttttatattatacaccttttcctgatgttatcctgaacacaatgcaaaaagttgcaagtagatagatgctgtatttaaaaatcgatttattctggtgTTATTAGTGTTAGTACATTTTGCTATCAAATATAGGAAACAATATCAGGATAATATCTACAATATCAGGATAATATCTACCACTAacaacatacagggtgtccagaaactccaACAAATGacgaccggagattcctcagataattttaaggcaatttaacacaattcacctaatctgaaaatgcttcctaaggcagattaaaataacataaaacgtgaaacatgagacgtgaaacatgaaacttgaaataagaaacaaataaattgtgaaaaaacatttgatttcatgtgatatactaatcgaagaaacaaaaataaaatttgtatagtagacaatggaaagttatgacgaggtcgttgctgtCATGGCAAACTTTTATTACTGTCTAAGGGAGGCCGCAGATCAAAGAAACgtgaaataaaaacataaaacgtaaaacatgaaacaaaatgaattgtgaaggacgaaaccgtttcatattaaatactaatcaaagaaacaaaatgaaaatttgtatagCCAACAATGGAAAGTACTGATGACGAGGTTGTTCCTCTTGTGGCAACTTTTTACTACTGCCCAACATCATAACCATAGTACGTATTTGGTTGCAAACGAACTAAGTAATCATCTTCccaaatttaaatcattttataaactgagtattcaaacatctacattgttttattgtgggtcctggtttaaagaaaactgatattttcttattATTACCTATTCGAGTACCTCTCCAGGTTATAATTGTACAACTCTTCGTTCTACTTTACAGCAGAaaccaatgcaatattaaattcttggtcgGAATTCATATTATGCACGTAATTAACTGtccaaaacaatgaaactgaaacCGAAAAATACAACAGGATCTCTTTCCTTAAACAGATTTCAccaagataaaaatgttttatgtgcatgaatcacactcgcttCTTGTGTGTGCGGACTTCTATTTGGTTagctgtgttttattttcatgaaacgtgttttacgtttcatgttttatgtttcatgtttctttggtgtggggcctctcgaagataaaaaagtttcaggcacatgaatcacactcgtttcattggtggGCGTACTTTTAAATAGACGGAGGCCTATAACCactgaccagtactagaaattcacaattgataaaatcgattcatctctggaagagaaataaacgtagcagttttcgtttttctaaatagaatttttctaaattcttttaaactcaaaaaaccaaaaaacgaaaaatttttcacatcgatttttctagaacactgcgtattcttctgagttaaaggaaaagtaccttttagtacaaaactatcccagaattcaataatccagtgtcagagatgcttaaaagttagacagaaaagttattcgataatatATCTGTTTCCGTACccaaacggacccctatgaccggtactaaaaattgacaattgataattgacatttgacaattgacctctggaagataaataagtgtaccagttttcgtttttccaaataaaagcgttctgcagctattttatagaaactaattacaagacttcgatatgcttcttctagacgaagcatatcgaagtagaggtcgtccgccaaccagatggtctgatgacatttgtaaagttgtaaacggttttaaattagtgttttttaagcatactcgacatggtatgactcaaGAAAAATGTgatgatatgaatatgtttgtataacaccctgaaataattttacagacagataatttaatttttttatacgaaataactatacaaccatcctgcccctttgaaaatagatttatattaaccttcttgagatatgtgcgaaatggcatgacttagaaaatcgtgtaattttccacgaattttcttacaaattttttaactatatatagtaaaaaaggtgtaactaaacatcctaccattttgcataatgtatactgaaattatttattttgtaacaaaatttattttatgacttagaaaatcacggaaccagagtgaaaattttatacaaaattttccaagaaacaagtgcagttaaacattaggtgacgtcatgccaatattttttttggtcattttgaaataaatataattaatttattaagttggcaggacttagaaaatcatgaaaatttcattattttcattacatgtttgtatatatgtatactcccttagtccttttgcgaccgtcctgcccaaaaaattttcttcataaaatagatagtatcctgttattctatggatatggcaggacttaaaaattcatcgcaactcccaatttttttattcatggaaaatctaattttcacaggaaaatgtcacaggaaacccgtggatttttccacaaattgtaagtaccttctctaaccttccagtattgcaaagggcaggacttagaaaatcgtggttgaacttctgttaatatctcccggtttattggtttttagtaaaaaaatgcGAATGtcgaattttaaaaatttcgtttaattatattaaacaaaccattcaatttaatatttttgttggCGAAACTATTTATCTGACCCAGCTTGATCATCTACTTCGTCATTGTACCTCTGAATAGCCATCTCACTTTCTCCAGTGGCTCCTTGCccagagaattttaaataatcgaCAAAATTGTTCCAGTTTTGAGAAATCTTGTCTTCCACACTAACAAATTTCTTACTCGTATTGATTCTTAACTTGTAGAAAGTTTGGATCAATTTTTCCTCAAAATCTCTAGTAGCTACTTTCAGTTTGTCTTCAATAAATTTATTAAGATCCTCATATTTAGAGGATGTAAAGTACTTTTTAGGTGAATGCATATAGTGAGTATCCGTATCTGCAGTGGTGGGAGAACCCAGTTTCATATATTTTTCACATGCATTAGACCTCCTTGGAGAAGAACCAGATGCAATACTAAAATCGCCAGAAGCAGAGAAATCGTCTTCAAGTCTTCTATCTGTATATCCAAGTACACCTACATCTGGATTCATGGGAAACGAAATTTTTTTAATGCCACCATTGGCAATTGCCACTAGAGTCCTTAATGGAGATTTCATATTTCTGGAGTCGTAACTTCTTAGCTGACCTGTAGTTGTACTCACAGCAAGCTCATAAGTTCCATCAAGATATGACAAACTAGATAAAGGGCAATCTAACTCATAGCAGCTAGCTTTGAATGATCGTAAATCGTAAGTTACAAATTTTCTATCAATACCAACAGATGATAAACCATTATTGAAAAACGCCAAGTCAGTTATTCGAGCTGCATGTTGTTTACTTATAAAAAGATTATCTGTAGTTTCAGTGTTCCATACAGAAAGAACACCTTCCTTGCTTGCCCCAGCAAGCAAATTAGGACATATCTTGTTATAACATAAATTTGATAAGGTGTGGCTTCctgagattaaaaaactagcacATGGTGTATAGCTTGAATTTAATAACACTATTGTTCCGTTTGAACAACCAGCTGCTAATAGTTGATCATCTGCCGAGAAGTCTAAATATTGTATGGAACTTTGAAGCTTCAAAAAATCTTGAGGACGACGAGCATGCTTTAcgttataaattaatataaaaccTTCATCTGTACCAAAAGCGATTTTATCAGGATCAGTGTTTAAAAAAACACCAACGGAGGCGTGGTTTATAAATGAACACTCATAGGCTTCAAGGTTCAGATCATTTTTGTTATATACATCAACGATGACTGGACAGCCTTTGCTTTTGACCGCTAGTATCTCTTTACCGTCACAAGACCAAGAAATGCTTTTAACCAACATACAGTCTATAGGAGTTTCGTAAAGTCCGATATATGTGATATTCGGCCATTTATACAATCTTATGTCTTTTGAACTTGTTGCAAGCGTCATTACGGCacataaattttcttaaatttttataaaTCTATATAAATTAGCGGCATATAAACAAACACAATTATTGTCATTAATTAAATAAAGTTGACAACTACAAAATTATGTGAAATTGCTGTCAGATGTgtcatttaattttaatatatgaTTCATCTTTTTATACAGTTATGCCTATTACATGTATAGTTTTTTactaagttttttttctgtattattttaatataaaatgtataaataagtaatttttatataacaataattaaattGAACATTGCCtatcgtcttcttcttctttggtttattggcctccacctacatGGGTATTTGGGTATTgcctatcttcttcttcttcttcttcagtttattggcctcgacctacttgggtatttggccagctcatcgtctcggaacaagggaaaaatcccgtattcacttacaatttggagttagtacattgtacaatttgcttcttcttcttcttcttcttcttcttcatcttcttcttcttctttagttaactaGCAATTTTGGTTGGTGCGGGACGAACATGACaggataaaaaaaatttcacgctaggggcaacctctctttccttgtctaagagggcaactgtctatcaatacacaatcttctttttattctttgatttagtagaaattttgagttggcatgggacaaatacaacaacttaacttttttttttcaacgacattaaacttttttctctTGGGGGCAACTACCGACTAcaacacaatcttattcttctccttcttttttagtttactggcaattttgagttggcatgtgacaaattcaacaaagacacaaacttttgc
The window above is part of the Diabrotica virgifera virgifera chromosome 2, PGI_DIABVI_V3a genome. Proteins encoded here:
- the LOC126879797 gene encoding protein NEDD1-like, producing MTLATSSKDIRLYKWPNITYIGLYETPIDCMLVKSISWSCDGKEILAVKSKGCPVIVDVYNKNDLNLEAYECSFINHASVGVFLNTDPDKIAFGTDEGFILIYNVKHARRPQDFLKLQSSIQYLDFSADDQLLAAGCSNGTIVLLNSSYTPCASFLISGSHTLSNLCYNKICPNLLAGASKEGVLSVWNTETTDNLFISKQHAARITDLAFFNNGLSSVGIDRKFVTYDLRSFKASCYELDCPLSSLSYLDGTYELAVSTTTGQLRSYDSRNMKSPLRTLVAIANGGIKKISFPMNPDVGVLGYTDRRLEDDFSASGDFSIASGSSPRRSNACEKYMKLGSPTTADTDTHYMHSPKKYFTSSKYEDLNKFIEDKLKVATRDFEEKLIQTFYKLRINTSKKFVSVEDKISQNWNNFVDYLKFSGQGATGESEMAIQRYNDEVDDQAGSDK